CCTATATAAAAATTTTCATAGTTATTAGACTCCTGTATAAATCGTTCTGTGAGTCCAAGATTCTGCATATTAATGTTCAATTTTATTGCCTCCTAAAGTAATCATTACCTTTGGGAGGTTTTATGCAAATATGCTTTATTTAGCACATACCTCCCTAATGATTACAATCTCCTTGTTCATCTTGTTTTTCATAAAAACAACTCCTTTCACCTTTTGATACAATATACCATAATCTACTCTCTAAACTAAATATGGTTAATCTTAATCTTTGTCTATAAAAAATAAAAGAAAACTTTTTATCCCTTGATGTAACATTTATTAAAATTCTTTCGTTCCATTTATAGCAATTAGAAGGGAGCACTCTATGATTGATACAGAACAACTCATTCAACAGGCAAAGTCAGGGGATTTAAGTGCATTTGAGGATCTAATTGCACAATATATCCCTACCATTGAGCGATTTGCTTTTCAATGCGGTGTACCTTTTCACCATATTGACGATGTGACGCAAGAGGTTTGCATAAAGTTGTATCGTTTTTTACATCAGTATGAAGGTGGAAAATTTACAACTTGGCTCTATCAAGTGACTTTAAATGTTGTACGAGATGATTACAGAAAACAACAAACAATGCATACTAAAATAGCTCATTATCAAAAAGAAGCAGCCCAACAGCTTTATGAAAAGTTTAACTTAGATTTTGATGAGGATTTACATCAAGCCATTATCCAACTTGATGACAATTATAAAATTCCGATTGTACTATTTTATTTTCACGAGCTTACATACAAAGAAATTGCTAAGGTTTTACATATTTCAATGCCGAACGTGAAGCTTCGTTTATTACGAGCAAAGAAAAAATTAAAAAGCATTTTGGAGGGGAATTTATGACAAAGGATTTGGAAAAGCGATTGCATCGTTTAAAACAAAGTTATGAAAAGCTTCCATTGCAATCAGATCGAAATGAAATCGTAGGTCAGCTTTCTACTATTAAAATTGAAGGGAAAAAAGCGAAGAAAAAATTCATTTTACCAGTTCCTGCACTTGTATTTGTTACTTTTATTTTTTTAGGAACAGTTAGTACACTTTGGATTATCAACAATCCAAATTTAAATTCAAGTTTACAAGATACTGAAATGAGTTCAACTGAAAACGAAGAATCTGAAGATTTGAATACTGTCATTTGGGCACAGCAAATGAAGGAAAGAATTGATGATACTATTACTCAAGCTTCCAATGAATTAGGTTTAACAAATGAACAAATAAAAACTCTTCAATATATCCAATTTGCTTATACAACATTAAATTATAGTTTAGATTTAGTAGAGCATAATAAAATATCTCCGGAGAAATTACAAGATACGGAACAGGACATCATGACTGCGATTCAATCACCAAAAAAGATGCTAGAGGATATAAAAGATCGGGAAAAACTATCGTTACAAGAAGAACAAGCGTTTTTACAGGAATATGGGGATAAAGTAATGCAGCTTTCTTCTCTTTATAACGAACTTCTCACAACAAATAGCTTGCAAGGAAAAGAGCCGTTATTAAATGACCAAGGTTTCTTTTTATCAACAAATAAAAGAGGGGATGTTTATCAATATAACTTCGAAGCATATGAAGCGTTGTTTACCGAAAAGTTTTCTCCGTCTGCTTTAAGTTATTTTGAAGTTTTATCAATGCAGCCTTATTTTTATGCTGGAGATTTTTTGTACTCACCAGAAGAAATGGCTAAGTCGTTAGTGAAATTAGAAACCCTTTTAACAAATGAAGACTATGAACATTTTCAAGACTATGAATTAGTGAAATCCTATTATGAGATTGGGATGCTGAAGCTTTTTACTGGAACAGATACTTATAAAATAAAAGAAAACAATGTCTATACTTCAGGTTTCCTATCA
Above is a genomic segment from Lysinibacillus sp. PLM2 containing:
- a CDS encoding RNA polymerase subunit sigma-24, with amino-acid sequence MIDTEQLIQQAKSGDLSAFEDLIAQYIPTIERFAFQCGVPFHHIDDVTQEVCIKLYRFLHQYEGGKFTTWLYQVTLNVVRDDYRKQQTMHTKIAHYQKEAAQQLYEKFNLDFDEDLHQAIIQLDDNYKIPIVLFYFHELTYKEIAKVLHISMPNVKLRLLRAKKKLKSILEGNL